TAGATCAcatgaaacaatttttttctatacaGGATAAAGGATAAATCGGGTCCGGCCGCACGACCGGCGGGCTCATGCGGCCCTGAAGCGCGTCCGTGCCGTCCAGACTCCAGTGTGCACGGGCCCGCAAGGCAGGAAGGTGGATGGGGCAGCGCGGGTCGGTGAGGGAAGGGAGGAATCTGCTGCGCACGTGAGTGTGCACGCCTGCCTCTACCTGCAGCAGCGCTGGTGATCGTATTTCCGTATCCGTATCAGTATCTCTCTCAGACAAGCCAGGAAACGGAagaaaagagagggagagagagagagaaaaaatccatatgttttttttttgctaatttCTGAAGTGAAATACTACGATCCAACGCAGTTACCATCCCACAGCACACAGAACACAACATTCTCTCATCTAGAGGTGCATAAATATTCCCCCCTAATGAGATTTTTATAATCTCACCAGATGTTATATAGCCGATAATGTAAGAATCCAACAGAGTATACCCGGTGgaaattcaaaccaaatttgacaGAATCCGAACACTGAAAGACTGAAACCGAGTAGTAAGTAATAACCAACCCTGATGTAGTCCCAGAGGAAGCAGGAGGGCATGATGAGCGGCGGGCGCACGAAGGTGAGGCGGACGAGGCGGCGCACCTCCTCCGGTCGGCGCGGCACGAGCAGCGCGGCGGCCTCCCCGACCCCAACCACGGGGAAGAGTCCCTCGGCCAGGTCCTTCTCCTCGAGGCAGACCCCCGCGCAGACCAAGGCGACCCGGTCCACGGCCTCCGGGAACATGGCGGCCATCCGGTGTCCGACGAAGCCGCCGTAGCTGACGCCGACGAGGCCGAACCTGGGGACCCCGATGGCGTCCATGGCGGCCTTGATGGCGGAGGCCTGGAAGGCGTCGGAGCGGTCGGGGAGGCGCGTGCAGGAGGCGCCGAAGAAGACGAGGTCGGGCACGATGGGGTCGAACCCGGCGGCGATCAGCGCGCGGAGGTAGGGCGCCCACTGCCACGTGGCGGAGGCGCCGAAGCCGTGCAGGAGGAGCAGCGGGTTCCGCGGCGGCGGGCCCGCGGGCACCCACATGTGGACGGTGGTGGCCGGGTTGGGGTCGGAGTCCGGGTCCGGGCCGGGCCCCGGGAGCGGCACGGCGAGCGGGCGCAGCCCCGCCCTGCGGAAGCGGTGGCTGAAGCAGCGGTCCCGCGCCGCCGCGAAGCTGAGCGCGCTGCACCGGCCCCTGCTGCGGGCGGCCGCCGGCGGAGGGGGAGGCATTGCTTTGCGGCGGCGGCGATCGCGCGGGGAGGGGGAGCGGGAGGGCCCAGCCGGGCGCGGGCGTGGGTGGCCTGGTTAATCCTGCGGGTTCTGTCCTGCTAATCTTGGCGGTGGCGTCGGCCGTGGCCTGTGTGTATGGTTATGGGGTTGTTTTCAGATGATGCTCGTCATCGTCGCGTAATAAAATGCTAGGACCAGGAGAGAGTGTCACTCGGTCGCTGCGCGGTGAAGTGGGCAAGTGGCATACTGGCATTGCATTTGCATGTAGTGCTAGCAGTCTAGCACCAAGGGAAATTGTCGATCAAAGGGAAATAAAAACGTTACTCCCTCTGTTCATTGTTTAGTATCCttcgatcaattatagataaaaaagtattgataatattaaataaatattattagattaattataaaatatatatttaaaataAACTATTTTGGAGCTTTACATGTGAATAGTATTTCTAGAAATTTGGTTAAATCTAAACCACTTTTACTAGCATGTAACCCGTAGttacattcttttgtggacagagggagtacatcgCTACGATGTTTGCAACGTCGGCACATTGTGCGGGCCCATACAATACACTGGACAGGGAGAAAGAGGCCTAGGATGGCGTTTGGGTTCGCCATGCCGTCGAGGTCCATGCAATACACTGGacatctcgtggattactgaggacttgtgtaatttattttattattattatccgaACACTCTCATATGATACTCcatgtgacacccgatgtgacaccctgtcagtgtttcaagttaccaccgacgagtaaatttctagtattgcgtatctggctcggatggtgtgtttAGAGGAcacggggtttatactggttcgggcagaaagtctctacgtccagttcatcgctgctgctcgtgttactagcactgaaagtttatagtaggggttacaaaagagcgagagagggaaagaatcccaagtctctggtggaagaagtgagtgggtgccgagagctcgatcgctgctcagtcgtgtgttcgtgtcgtgctcttcTGCGGATTTGGATCGGATCTCGATGGGGCGATGGTTCATCCCGTTCATGGGAcatcctgcttttccttttataagCTAAGGGAAAGTGCGGGTTAaagcggaggaaaaggagaagaatgagagggaggaaggcttttaggatcgtcgggtccttcttctccttcatgtgagtcccgccgatcctgtagatgtcaatagggacggctccacgtcgtggccccgTCCGTCACCGACACCATTTGCAGGCGTCGTCTGCcagtcatggcgttccatcccgtcccggcggacatcgtggtgaactggcGCGCCTGTCgtcgttcgtacgagggttaggcagaacagcaccggcacgcccgacgctgttcttgatgtgaaccctcaggtatggcccgtcatggccacgggttatatcgagGCATGTCAGTCCCTTCCCTGGTGTcaaagctttgacccag
Above is a genomic segment from Miscanthus floridulus cultivar M001 chromosome 3, ASM1932011v1, whole genome shotgun sequence containing:
- the LOC136542632 gene encoding uncharacterized protein; this encodes MPPPPPAAARSRGRCSALSFAAARDRCFSHRFRRAGLRPLAVPLPGPGPDPDSDPNPATTVHMWVPAGPPPRNPLLLLHGFGASATWQWAPYLRALIAAGFDPIVPDLVFFGASCTRLPDRSDAFQASAIKAAMDAIGVPRFGLVGVSYGGFVGHRMAAMFPEAVDRVALVCAGVCLEEKDLAEGLFPVVGVGEAAALLVPRRPEEVRRLVRLTFVRPPLIMPSCFLWDYIRVMGSDHIQEKTELLYALINGRQLCTLPKLTQPTLIIWGEQDRVFPMELAHRLNRHLEGNSRLVVIKNAGHAVNIEKPKEVCRNIIEFFKEPVAGAANADDKV